The Methanomicrobia archaeon region TGTACTCGGAAGTGGACGAGCGGGATAAGGCGTATGCGGAAACGGTGGAGCGGTTCGCGAGCAAGTTCAATCTGGAGCTCAAGCAGGAGCAGGGCTCAGAGAATATACTGAGCGACCTGCTGGATGCCAAGAAGTGAGCTCACTACGTATTCAAGGGCTCTGACACGGGGACTAAGCGTAAACAAAAACCGACTGCTGGTTCGCCGCTACGGAAACCAGTATCCTTCTCCTAAGGGAACCTCAGATGACTCAGCGGCTGGACGAACGGTTCTGGGAGATCGATCTCCTTCGCGGCGTCGCGATCCTCATGATGCTCTTCTACCACGTGCTCTACGACCTTGACCGCTTTGGCGGGTTGAGGATCGAGATCCACGCGTGTCTCTGGCGTTACTTCGCGTGTGCGATCGCATCACTCTTTCTCCTGCTGGTTGGCGTCTCCCTGACACTCAGTTACGCACGCGCCTCGCACACGAGCTCTGAACGCGCTCTGTTCTCGAAGTATCTGACCCGTGGCGCAAGAATCTTTGCCTGGGGGCTCGTCATCACCGCGGTTACCTGGGTTCTGCTGAGGGATGATTTGGTGCGCTGGGGTATCCTGCACCTGATCGGACTCTCGATTATCATGGCGTTTCCTTTCCTCAAGTTGAGGTACGGGAATCTCGTGCTCGGCTCCCTTTTCTTGCTGTTCGGTGTGCTCATCAGGCATCTGCGGGTTGGAAGCTCCTGGCTGCTCTGGCTCGGA contains the following coding sequences:
- a CDS encoding DUF1624 domain-containing protein, giving the protein MTQRLDERFWEIDLLRGVAILMMLFYHVLYDLDRFGGLRIEIHACLWRYFACAIASLFLLLVGVSLTLSYARASHTSSERALFSKYLTRGARIFAWGLVITAVTWVLLRDDLVRWGILHLIGLSIIMAFPFLKLRYGNLVLGSLFLLFGVLIRHLRVGSSWLLWLGLMPAQFTSVDYFPVMPWFGVVLIGVFVGNALYSGYQRNFRLRDRSHVPLIHGLAFLGRHSLLIYLVHQPVLITVLLLMGAVDFDVPISLYLLIESA